The Argopecten irradians isolate NY chromosome 6, Ai_NY, whole genome shotgun sequence genome has a window encoding:
- the LOC138326494 gene encoding uncharacterized protein: MADDVLSAIQRNIRTVSNQLLQGNPNRHHLRDIIRHSKENLDRVSSTDALQFVDVHAALDDLLALVDRDHSTSAEQGSAVEEVQLEETSKFFIRMILFLLKYDHHITQRLLEPPYQTFFTFYFLIGFSKLALRMRPRPTQNKNKIFGKKNKLKISPGPKDQEIDLQFVKTQLQHGFTAKAIAHQLNCSPVLICKLLKSHGLSVRDLKYSDISDADLYNTVETLHNSHPNSGNEMMHGFLMAEGIQVQRRRVRETLTAVDPPAAAQRWSQSIRRRVYRVPVPNSLWHIDGHMRLVRWGIATHGCIDGFSRLIIYLRAGTNNKSATVLRLVVDGVLEYGLPSRIRADKGGENVQVALFMNLMREGENGCLTGSSQHNQRVERLWRDVHKDVIEHFYRTFYELEDEKVLDPDNPIHITAIHLVYLPEINSAIDRMGTAWNNHRLRTERNRSPNQIWFEGMTDERSLDHTPVREIYSGSVIRDSIAEKLNSFGLSLQDVEPSSSNQIDDGDRVVIETTGLDLVEDFVERVRREASNSPNIVSLREKYLFFVSRISDHDFNN, from the exons ATGGCCGACGACGTGCTGTCAGCAATTCAGAGAAATATTCGAACGGTATCAAATCAACTACTTCAAGGTAATCCCAACAGGCATCACCTTAGAGACATTATTAGACACTCCAAGGAAAACTTAGACCGTGTTTCCTCCACAGATGCTTTACAGTTTGTCGATGTCCACGCTGCCCTGGATGATTTGTTAGCTCTCGTCGATCGCGATCATTCCACATCTGCCGAACAAGGTTCCGCCGTTGAAGAAGTACAACTTGAAGAAACGAGTAAGTTCTTTATTagaatgatattgtttttactCAAATATGATCATCATATCACCCAACGACTGCTAGAACCACCGTATCAAACGTTTTTCACGTTTTACTTTTTGATAGGATTTTCAAAACTGGCGCTGCGCATGCGTCCTAGACCAActcagaacaaaaacaaaatatttggaaaaaaaaataaattaaagat ctcacctggtccgaaggaccaag AAATAGACCTCCAGTTTGTGAAAACGCAGCTTCAACATGGCTTCACTGCTAAGGCAATTGCACATCAACTGAATTGCAGTCCGGTACTTATATGTAAGCTACTCAAGTCCCATGGCCTGTCAGTACGAGATTTGAAGTATTCAGATATTAGTGATGCTGACTTATACAACACAGTTGAGACTCTTCATAATTCTCATCCAAATTCTGGAAATGAG ATGATGCATGGATTCTTGATGGCAGAAGGGATCCAAGTGCAAAGAAGAAGAGTGAGAGAAACCCTGACAGCAGTTGATCCCCCAGctgcagcccagaggtggagtcaGTCTATACGTCGTCGAGTTTACCGTGTGCCTGTCCCCAACAGCCTTTGGCATATAGATGGACACATGCGTCTTGTTAG ATGGGGAATCGCTACACATGGGTGTATTGATGGATTTTCAAGACTGATCATCTATCTCAGGGCTGGAACAAATAACAAGTCAGCTACTGTTTTGAGACTTGTGGTTGATGGAGTATTAGAATATGGACTTCCATCACGCATCAGGGCAGATAAGGGAGGAGAGAATGTCCAGGTGGCGCTCTTCATGAACTTAATGAGGGAGGGAGAGAATGGCTGTCTCACTGGAAGTTCTCAGCATAATCAACGTGTTGAACGGCTTTGGAGAGATGTCCACAAGgatgtaattgaacatttttataGGACCTTTTACGAATTAGAAGATGAGAAGGTACTTGACCCTGACAATCCGATTCATATCACGGCCATCCATCTTGTTTACTTGCCCGAAATCAATTCTGCAATAGATCGTATGGGGACGGCGTGGAACAATCATAGACTGAGGACAGAGAGAAATCGCTCTCCAAACCAGATTTGGTTTGAAGGTATGACAGATGAAAGATCTTTGGATCATACTCCTGTGAGGGAAATTTATTCAGGGAGTGTGATTAGAGACAGCATTGCAGAGAAATTGAATTCCTTTGGTTTAAGCCTTCAAGATGTTGAGCCAAGTAGTTCTAACCAAATTGACGATGGTGATCGTGTTGTGATTGAGACAACCGGTTTAGACTTAGTGGAGGACTTTGTTGAACGAGTAAGGAGGGAAGCCTCCAATAGTCCCAATATTGTATCTCTTCgggaaaaatatttgtttttcgtTTCGAGGATAAGTGACCATGATTTTAACAATTAA